A section of the Myxococcaceae bacterium genome encodes:
- a CDS encoding DUF1566 domain-containing protein, producing MPLKINLSVAMMLVLLAQSLLGSAPVGRYTDETGSTLTAGSTQVKDTVTGLIWQRAYSTGTWSASAAAGSAQAYCAQLVIGSQAAGSWRMPTIKELSTLVDVTVSSGATIDLTAFPGTPANYFWSSTVYQPSPSNAWSVDFSNGSVNTVSIGGTGYVRCVR from the coding sequence ATGCCATTAAAAATAAATCTTAGCGTGGCCATGATGCTGGTTCTTTTGGCGCAAAGCTTGCTTGGGAGTGCACCGGTGGGTCGCTATACGGACGAAACCGGATCGACACTGACAGCCGGAAGCACCCAGGTCAAAGATACCGTGACAGGTCTTATTTGGCAGCGAGCTTATAGCACAGGAACTTGGAGCGCATCGGCTGCGGCCGGTTCGGCGCAGGCCTATTGCGCTCAGTTGGTCATTGGGAGTCAAGCCGCTGGCTCTTGGCGGATGCCGACCATCAAGGAGCTTTCTACTTTAGTCGACGTGACTGTGAGTTCAGGAGCCACCATTGATCTGACGGCTTTTCCGGGAACGCCAGCGAACTATTTTTGGTCGTCGACTGTTTATCAACCGTCCCCGTCCAATGCGTGGAGCGTGGATTTCAGTAATGGCAGCGTCAACACGGTTAGCATCGGCGGTACAGGCTATGTTCGCTGCGTGCGTTGA